One region of Candidatus Hydrogenedentota bacterium genomic DNA includes:
- a CDS encoding CHAD domain-containing protein, which yields MAYCLEPNENPADGLKRIALEQLDQALENASNPAMDRDEAIHDVRKRMKKLRAVLRMARDELGEKVYKSENACYREAAKRLAGLREVAVQVATVENLKSYFSGQTGVDAFDPLLANLQEQVDAVHGDDPERKSALADVADLLRAARGRAKDWPIKARNFSAMAKGVRGVYRRGRKGLRTVTKAASDNNFHEWRKSAKYLWYHARILEASWPAMMSALVAELDILGDALGADHDLADLRATLSGNPELSGGAPELQTVMGFVSLRQDELRSAALALGKRIYAEKPAAFADRLEVYWYIARASTPG from the coding sequence ATGGCGTACTGTCTGGAGCCGAACGAGAATCCCGCGGACGGTTTGAAGCGTATCGCGCTGGAGCAACTCGACCAGGCGCTCGAGAACGCCAGTAATCCGGCCATGGACCGAGACGAAGCGATTCACGATGTGCGGAAGCGAATGAAGAAGCTTCGTGCAGTTCTGCGCATGGCCCGTGATGAGCTTGGAGAGAAGGTCTACAAGAGCGAGAACGCCTGTTACCGCGAAGCCGCGAAACGTCTCGCGGGGCTGCGTGAGGTGGCCGTACAAGTGGCTACGGTAGAAAACCTCAAGTCTTATTTCTCCGGCCAAACCGGCGTGGATGCGTTTGATCCTTTGCTCGCCAACCTTCAGGAGCAAGTGGACGCCGTTCACGGGGATGACCCGGAGCGGAAGAGCGCCCTGGCTGACGTGGCTGACTTGTTGCGCGCGGCACGCGGCCGGGCGAAAGACTGGCCAATCAAGGCGCGCAATTTTTCCGCTATGGCCAAGGGGGTTCGCGGGGTGTATCGCAGGGGACGCAAGGGGCTTCGCACGGTCACGAAGGCCGCAAGCGATAACAACTTCCACGAATGGCGCAAGAGCGCAAAGTACTTGTGGTATCACGCGCGTATTCTCGAGGCTTCATGGCCCGCAATGATGAGTGCGCTTGTGGCGGAGCTGGACATTCTCGGCGACGCGTTGGGCGCGGATCACGACTTGGCCGATTTGCGGGCAACGCTTTCCGGGAATCCTGAGCTGTCTGGAGGCGCGCCAGAACTCCAAACGGTGATGGGTTTTGTTTCACTCCGCCAGGATGAACTCCGCAGTGCTGCGCTGGCTCTGGGGAAGCGTATTTACGCTGAAAAACCGGCGGCTTTCGCGGACCGTCTGGAGGTCTATTGGTATATAGCGCGTGCTTCTACTCCAGGGTGA
- the glgP gene encoding alpha-glucan family phosphorylase — protein sequence MKISLRLRELARNLYWTWHPEIIAIFRDIDPALWREVNHNPVAFLKRLPDETLQERETELAIDTRITHAFHQLNTYLGERATWGARAVGPTKLNPIAYFSAEFGLHESLPIYSGGMGVLAGDHLQAASDLGIPLVGIGLYYAYGYFKQRLDNEGWQREDYLEAEVENLPLDVARSAQNQPLRVAVENGNRKTWARVWRAEVGRCTLLLLDTNVEENSEEDRGLTGQLYGGDAYTRLRQELILGIGGMRALEALGIRPSVIHMNEGHSAFATLEAARQIIEHELRSFDEVKDRVANRTVFTTHTPVEAGHDRFPADLFLSIVNPERKRLRMSEKDLLALGRVNPQDDNEPFCMTVLGLKMARFRNAVSAIHERVSRRMWQELWPSRTPEEIPIYHITNGVHTTTWLAMPMARLYSRYHGEDWAERAHQIDIWANIESIDNVEFWEQHQILKNNLVDYVRRCLCHQTSRRAGQAAAELDPKKCLDHNVLTIGFARRFAAYKRATLIFGDLQRLERLVNHKERPVQFILAGKAHPNDENGKGLIKHVYDVTQMPQFKGKIVYIEDHDINVNRHLVQGVDVWLNNPRRPREACGTSGQKVVLNGGLNLSVLDGWWAEAYDGFNGFAIGAGEEYSDPDRQDEHDREALFSCLENEVAPLFYARDSDGIPNEWIARQKHALRTLPWRFSAARMVIDYMQSCYIPASGATTSTFPGAKDARM from the coding sequence ATGAAAATCTCCCTGCGCTTACGGGAATTGGCAAGAAACCTTTATTGGACATGGCACCCCGAGATCATCGCCATATTCCGGGACATCGACCCGGCGTTATGGCGCGAAGTGAATCACAATCCAGTCGCGTTTCTGAAGCGGTTGCCCGATGAGACGCTTCAGGAACGCGAAACCGAACTCGCCATTGACACCCGCATCACCCACGCATTTCACCAGCTGAACACCTATCTTGGCGAACGCGCTACGTGGGGCGCCCGGGCCGTCGGTCCCACCAAACTGAATCCGATAGCCTATTTCTCCGCCGAATTCGGCCTCCACGAATCGCTGCCCATCTATTCCGGCGGCATGGGCGTACTTGCTGGAGATCACTTGCAGGCAGCCTCCGACCTCGGAATTCCACTCGTGGGCATTGGCTTGTATTACGCTTATGGTTACTTCAAGCAGCGGCTCGACAACGAGGGGTGGCAGCGCGAGGATTATCTTGAGGCCGAGGTCGAGAATCTGCCACTCGACGTGGCCAGAAGCGCACAGAACCAGCCGTTGCGGGTAGCGGTCGAAAATGGCAACCGAAAGACCTGGGCACGAGTCTGGCGCGCCGAAGTCGGCCGATGCACGCTGCTGTTGCTGGATACCAACGTCGAAGAGAATTCGGAGGAAGACCGCGGCCTCACCGGCCAGTTGTATGGCGGCGACGCGTACACACGCCTCCGGCAAGAACTCATCCTGGGCATCGGGGGAATGCGGGCGCTCGAAGCTCTCGGGATCCGCCCGAGCGTGATCCACATGAATGAAGGCCACAGCGCGTTCGCCACCCTCGAGGCTGCGCGGCAGATAATCGAACATGAGCTCCGCTCGTTTGACGAGGTCAAGGACCGGGTCGCCAACCGGACGGTCTTCACCACTCATACCCCCGTAGAAGCGGGGCATGATCGATTTCCAGCCGACCTCTTCCTGAGCATAGTGAATCCAGAGCGCAAACGCTTGAGAATGTCAGAGAAGGACCTGCTCGCGCTTGGAAGAGTCAATCCCCAAGACGACAACGAACCGTTCTGCATGACGGTACTGGGGCTGAAAATGGCGCGATTCCGCAATGCGGTCTCCGCCATTCACGAGCGGGTAAGCCGCCGGATGTGGCAAGAGCTTTGGCCGTCACGCACACCTGAGGAGATTCCCATCTATCACATCACAAACGGTGTGCACACAACCACGTGGCTGGCCATGCCCATGGCGCGGCTCTACAGCCGCTATCACGGCGAAGACTGGGCCGAACGCGCACATCAGATTGACATCTGGGCCAACATCGAGAGTATCGACAACGTTGAATTCTGGGAACAACATCAGATCTTGAAAAACAACCTGGTCGATTACGTCCGCCGCTGCCTCTGCCACCAGACATCACGGCGCGCCGGACAAGCTGCCGCCGAACTGGACCCCAAGAAGTGTCTAGACCACAATGTTCTCACGATTGGTTTTGCCCGCCGTTTCGCCGCTTATAAGCGGGCAACGTTGATCTTCGGCGATCTCCAGCGGCTTGAACGGCTCGTGAACCACAAGGAACGGCCCGTGCAATTCATTCTCGCAGGGAAAGCGCACCCCAACGACGAAAACGGGAAGGGGCTGATCAAGCACGTCTACGACGTAACGCAAATGCCCCAGTTCAAGGGCAAAATCGTGTACATCGAAGACCACGACATCAATGTGAACCGCCACCTTGTCCAAGGCGTAGACGTTTGGCTCAACAATCCCAGACGGCCCCGCGAAGCGTGCGGTACCAGCGGTCAGAAGGTGGTATTGAATGGCGGGCTCAATCTCTCGGTGCTCGATGGCTGGTGGGCCGAGGCCTACGACGGGTTTAACGGATTTGCCATCGGCGCGGGCGAAGAATACAGCGACCCCGACCGCCAGGACGAACACGACCGCGAAGCCCTGTTCTCATGCCTTGAAAACGAAGTGGCCCCCCTGTTTTACGCCCGCGACAGCGATGGCATTCCCAATGAATGGATTGCCCGGCAAAAACACGCACTCCGGACTCTCCCGTGGCGATTCAGCGCCGCACGGATGGTGATTGACTACATGCAGAGCTGCTACATCCCGGCATCGGGCGCCACGACTTCTACATTCCCTGGCGCTAAGGACGCGCGGATGTAA
- a CDS encoding MgtC/SapB family protein, which produces MKEFQYLGLALGLGMIVGMQREWASKYAGIRTFPLITLMGTLSAMAASRFDGWVVAAATVALAMLIIFENYLRTLNGKSEMGLTTDAAAFVMFFVGVILALDYMAPATAVAGTVALVLHWKKPLHGFVKRIGEEDVQAIMRLILIALVILPVLPNRAIGPLEVINPFKIWLMVVLIVGISLGAYMAYKLLGARVGVFLGGILGGLISSTAATVSYARNTRQYPSAAPAAALVIFMASTVVFGRVIFEIAVVAPGILAATAPPLVIMMAMMAAVNGIAYLWTRPNGQNLSQERPPSDMKAAIVFGLLYGVVAFAVAAGKNHFGTRGLYAVAALSGLTEMDAITLSTAQLVEKGELASDIGWRLIMVGAMANLVFKGIAVAVLSNRRLALRTALFFGIALVIGAVILYAWPSPGGAGAVVWLTG; this is translated from the coding sequence GTGAAGGAATTTCAATACTTGGGCCTGGCGCTGGGTCTGGGGATGATTGTCGGCATGCAGCGCGAGTGGGCGTCAAAATACGCTGGCATCCGGACGTTTCCGCTAATCACGCTGATGGGCACGCTGAGCGCGATGGCCGCCAGCCGGTTCGACGGATGGGTTGTCGCCGCGGCAACGGTTGCCTTGGCGATGCTTATCATCTTTGAAAACTATCTTCGAACCCTGAACGGGAAATCGGAGATGGGCCTTACTACGGACGCCGCGGCGTTTGTGATGTTCTTCGTTGGTGTCATCCTCGCCCTGGACTACATGGCGCCCGCGACGGCCGTGGCCGGCACGGTGGCGCTCGTGCTTCACTGGAAGAAGCCTCTGCACGGGTTTGTGAAACGCATCGGTGAAGAGGACGTTCAGGCGATCATGCGTCTGATCCTCATCGCGCTCGTGATCCTGCCCGTTCTTCCCAATCGGGCCATTGGCCCGTTGGAAGTCATCAATCCCTTCAAGATATGGCTGATGGTCGTTCTCATTGTGGGCATCAGCCTCGGCGCCTACATGGCGTACAAGCTCCTTGGCGCGCGTGTGGGCGTTTTCCTGGGTGGTATTCTCGGCGGCCTCATTTCGAGCACCGCCGCGACCGTGAGCTATGCCCGGAACACCCGGCAGTATCCGTCCGCGGCGCCAGCGGCGGCGCTCGTTATTTTCATGGCCTCGACAGTGGTTTTCGGGAGAGTCATCTTCGAGATTGCCGTTGTCGCTCCCGGAATCCTGGCGGCTACGGCGCCGCCCCTCGTCATCATGATGGCGATGATGGCGGCGGTTAACGGGATTGCCTATCTGTGGACCCGCCCCAACGGTCAGAACCTTTCCCAGGAGAGACCGCCATCAGATATGAAAGCCGCCATTGTGTTTGGATTGCTTTACGGGGTCGTGGCGTTTGCCGTTGCGGCCGGCAAGAACCATTTTGGAACGCGGGGTCTGTATGCCGTTGCGGCATTGTCCGGCCTGACGGAAATGGATGCGATCACCCTCTCTACGGCGCAGCTGGTGGAAAAGGGCGAACTTGCCTCCGATATCGGATGGCGTTTGATCATGGTTGGGGCCATGGCGAACCTCGTGTTCAAGGGAATCGCCGTGGCGGTGCTGAGCAACCGGCGCCTTGCGCTGCGCACGGCGCTGTTCTTTGGCATCGCGCTGGTGATCGGCGCCGTGATCCTTTACGCTTGGCCTTCTCCCGGTGGCGCGGGCGCCGTTGTCTGGCTGACCGGGTAA
- a CDS encoding site-2 protease family protein: MFTQKFKLFRLFGFSVEADATWLLLALLVTWTLASGVFPHYFEGLPAQTYWIMAVVGAAGLFMSIILHELGHSLVARHFGLQIKSITLFVFGGVADMEDEPASAKAELLMAVAGPATSIALSLALFGAALLFAPGKGISPLQGVLAYLAWLNGILAAFNLLPAFPLDGGRVFRALLWAWRGNLRWATRFASRVGGGFGIALIALGVFSLFSGNVVGGFWWILIGMFMRSASQSSYRHLLVRRALEGENLRRFMRTEVVTVPRYISLQELVDEYVYKYHFKMFPVVENDRILGCVSTRGIRSVDRDEWGRTPVGEIMESCAGTNSIAPDEDPMKVLSIMSKSGNSRLLVVEGDKLVGIITLKDILSFLSLKMHLEEGEELPE; encoded by the coding sequence ATGTTCACGCAAAAGTTCAAGTTATTTCGACTGTTCGGTTTTTCGGTCGAAGCAGACGCCACCTGGCTGCTTCTTGCGCTTCTTGTTACATGGACCCTGGCCTCGGGAGTATTCCCCCATTACTTCGAGGGCCTGCCGGCTCAAACCTACTGGATCATGGCCGTGGTGGGCGCGGCAGGCTTATTCATGTCCATCATTCTGCACGAATTGGGACACTCGCTCGTTGCCCGGCATTTCGGGCTGCAGATCAAGAGCATAACCCTCTTCGTATTCGGCGGCGTAGCGGATATGGAAGACGAGCCGGCCAGCGCCAAAGCCGAATTGCTGATGGCTGTAGCAGGACCCGCCACGAGCATCGCGCTCTCTTTGGCATTGTTTGGCGCCGCGCTGCTGTTTGCGCCAGGCAAAGGCATCAGTCCCCTCCAAGGCGTGCTGGCGTATCTCGCCTGGCTCAACGGCATTCTGGCAGCATTCAACCTGCTGCCGGCGTTTCCGCTCGACGGAGGACGCGTCTTCCGTGCGCTGCTGTGGGCGTGGCGGGGGAATCTGCGCTGGGCTACGCGTTTCGCATCCCGCGTGGGCGGCGGTTTCGGCATTGCCCTGATCGCCCTTGGCGTCTTCTCGCTGTTTTCAGGCAACGTCGTCGGCGGATTCTGGTGGATCCTCATCGGAATGTTCATGCGCTCTGCATCCCAATCATCCTACCGGCACTTGCTTGTCCGCCGCGCGCTTGAAGGCGAGAACCTTCGCCGTTTCATGCGCACCGAAGTCGTTACCGTCCCTCGCTACATCTCGCTTCAAGAACTCGTAGACGAGTATGTGTACAAGTACCACTTCAAGATGTTTCCCGTCGTCGAAAATGACCGAATTCTGGGATGCGTCTCGACGCGGGGAATCCGCAGCGTCGACCGCGATGAATGGGGCCGGACGCCCGTGGGCGAGATCATGGAGAGCTGCGCCGGGACGAACAGCATCGCGCCGGACGAAGACCCCATGAAAGTACTCTCAATAATGAGCAAGAGCGGCAACAGCCGATTGCTCGTCGTCGAGGGAGACAAGTTGGTCGGCATTATCACCTTGAAAGACATCCTGAGCTTCCTGTCGCTCAAAATGCATCTCGAAGAAGGCGAAGAACTGCCCGAGTGA
- a CDS encoding OsmC family protein, whose amino-acid sequence MPVRKAEAYWEGSLQKGKGAMKLGSGVFEGAYSFGSRFQEQAGTNPEELIAAAHAGCFSMAFSALLGEEGFTPKRIDTTAKVTIEKTDSGFAITHIQLDMKASIPEIDASQFTEIAHKAKEGCPVSRALAGARIDLEATLL is encoded by the coding sequence ATGCCTGTAAGAAAAGCAGAAGCTTATTGGGAAGGAAGTCTCCAAAAGGGCAAAGGGGCCATGAAACTGGGTAGCGGCGTTTTCGAGGGCGCTTATTCCTTCGGAAGCCGCTTTCAGGAGCAGGCCGGCACCAATCCGGAAGAGCTGATAGCAGCCGCCCATGCCGGGTGTTTCTCGATGGCTTTCTCGGCACTCCTCGGTGAGGAAGGGTTCACGCCCAAGCGCATCGACACGACCGCAAAAGTCACCATCGAGAAAACAGATTCCGGGTTTGCCATCACGCACATCCAGTTGGATATGAAGGCCAGTATTCCAGAGATCGACGCGTCCCAGTTCACGGAAATCGCCCACAAAGCAAAAGAGGGCTGCCCAGTTTCCAGGGCCCTCGCGGGCGCCCGGATAGACCTCGAAGCCACCCTGCTCTAG
- a CDS encoding RNA polymerase sigma factor has translation MPEPSIDTDRDDIRAALDGSEEAYMRLVERHQAEVFRWMWRFSRDRQTVDELVQDVFVEMFGSLPGYAERGPFEHWLHRIAARVGYRHWQQRKRDREHLEPLTPNLEAVLESPRNASPSEAAECLYQLLERLPAKDRLALTLHYFEDLDTLEIAKRLGWSHTLTRVRMHRARTRVKKELDSLGVKR, from the coding sequence GTGCCGGAGCCTTCGATAGACACGGACCGCGACGATATCCGCGCTGCGCTTGACGGCAGCGAAGAGGCCTATATGCGCCTCGTCGAACGGCATCAGGCGGAGGTATTTCGATGGATGTGGCGGTTTTCACGAGACCGTCAGACAGTGGATGAACTGGTGCAAGACGTTTTTGTCGAGATGTTCGGAAGCCTGCCGGGGTACGCGGAACGCGGGCCGTTCGAGCATTGGTTGCATCGCATTGCAGCCCGAGTGGGTTACCGGCACTGGCAACAGCGCAAACGCGACCGGGAGCATTTGGAACCGTTGACGCCCAATCTCGAAGCTGTGTTGGAGAGCCCGCGGAATGCATCCCCTTCCGAGGCAGCGGAGTGTTTGTATCAATTGCTCGAACGTCTTCCGGCAAAGGACCGTCTTGCCCTCACGTTGCATTATTTCGAGGATCTGGATACCCTCGAAATAGCCAAACGGCTTGGATGGAGCCACACCTTGACGCGAGTACGCATGCACCGTGCTCGAACGCGGGTAAAGAAGGAACTTGACTCCCTCGGGGTGAAAAGGTGA
- a CDS encoding TolC family protein, producing MCKEAARSGQQRAIHVDRFLTRPINAGLFSLAFVCGCITYNPQWTPENTRPPDVIPESLANVPKTEEREPVLPETAPSTEPVQDEGAQNAPCLTLDAALRTAFSRNRELEVREYSPEIIRQAIAEARAAFDPTLTASGEYSDQDRPSLASDTGTLSGAGSGIDSSDNAIIQQLADLKEFLQTAETIREMIYGPDVEVQTTEGLGSSVQLEQPLPTGTTLSLTGDYQRTALIGSEKDYTGTWNIALTQALLRGFGPDVNLVGLRKARNNAAIGDSAFRDYALTLAENVENGYWNLALAQETLRIQQFSLELAEKQLDLNKAYIDVGKLPKSDRISAEAEVAAQKAALISAQSDLYNSAIELWQLMNPDGQTPADIRLTPLPIPEIEEVQWSFETSLALAMQFRPDLAQARLDMENGSLDVIETKNGLLPRLDAFVSYGTYSTGTSPGAWNDYLDEDTFDQVSVGLNFDMTLGNRGEKARHRSALYREDQAAAAVRNLEQAVETDIRKALVELQRQHEQIIASQHEMAMREEELAVETEQFRLGRSTNLNVMQVRRDFIQAKVDEAAARVHYLQAVTALYAREGTLLTRRGVALDLEEEYES from the coding sequence ATGTGCAAGGAAGCAGCACGGTCGGGTCAGCAGAGAGCCATCCATGTGGACCGGTTCTTGACCCGGCCAATCAACGCCGGGCTGTTTTCTCTCGCGTTTGTCTGTGGATGTATCACCTATAATCCTCAATGGACTCCAGAAAACACGCGGCCCCCGGATGTCATTCCCGAATCCCTCGCGAATGTGCCAAAGACGGAAGAGCGGGAACCCGTTCTTCCTGAAACGGCCCCATCCACTGAGCCGGTTCAAGACGAAGGCGCACAGAACGCGCCCTGCTTGACGCTCGATGCCGCGTTGCGTACAGCCTTCAGCCGGAATCGCGAGCTCGAGGTGCGAGAGTACTCCCCCGAGATTATCCGGCAGGCGATCGCGGAGGCTCGCGCGGCTTTCGATCCTACGCTTACCGCGTCAGGGGAATACAGCGACCAGGACCGCCCGTCCCTGGCTTCCGATACCGGCACCCTCAGCGGGGCCGGTTCAGGAATTGACTCGAGCGACAATGCCATTATTCAGCAACTGGCCGACCTGAAAGAGTTTCTGCAAACGGCAGAGACTATTCGGGAGATGATTTATGGGCCTGACGTGGAGGTGCAGACGACGGAGGGGCTTGGTTCTTCCGTGCAACTCGAACAGCCGCTCCCCACGGGCACGACACTGTCGCTTACGGGAGACTACCAGCGCACCGCGCTGATCGGCTCTGAGAAGGATTATACGGGCACCTGGAACATCGCGCTCACCCAGGCGCTGCTTCGCGGTTTTGGACCCGATGTGAACCTGGTGGGATTACGCAAGGCGCGTAACAACGCCGCTATTGGAGATTCGGCGTTTCGCGATTATGCTCTGACCCTTGCCGAGAACGTCGAGAATGGCTATTGGAACCTCGCATTGGCCCAGGAAACGCTCCGGATCCAGCAGTTTTCACTTGAGCTTGCCGAGAAACAGCTCGACCTTAATAAGGCCTACATCGATGTCGGAAAGCTGCCCAAGAGCGATCGCATCTCCGCCGAGGCCGAAGTCGCTGCGCAAAAAGCCGCCCTGATCAGTGCGCAATCCGACTTGTATAACAGCGCCATCGAATTGTGGCAGCTCATGAATCCTGACGGACAGACGCCCGCGGATATACGCCTGACCCCATTGCCGATTCCCGAAATCGAGGAAGTCCAATGGTCATTCGAAACCTCGCTGGCCCTGGCTATGCAGTTCAGGCCGGACCTTGCTCAAGCGAGGCTCGACATGGAAAACGGTTCCCTTGACGTGATCGAGACGAAGAACGGGTTGCTTCCCCGTCTGGATGCCTTTGTCTCTTATGGCACTTACAGCACGGGAACAAGCCCGGGTGCATGGAACGACTATCTGGACGAGGACACTTTCGACCAGGTATCGGTGGGACTGAACTTTGACATGACCCTCGGCAATCGCGGGGAAAAGGCGCGCCACCGCAGCGCTCTTTACCGGGAAGATCAGGCCGCTGCCGCCGTGCGTAACCTCGAACAGGCCGTGGAAACGGATATTCGTAAGGCACTGGTGGAACTCCAACGGCAGCACGAACAGATTATCGCGTCACAACACGAAATGGCCATGCGGGAAGAAGAACTCGCCGTGGAAACCGAGCAATTCCGCTTGGGCCGCTCCACGAACCTGAACGTAATGCAGGTGCGCCGCGATTTCATTCAGGCCAAGGTAGACGAAGCCGCCGCGCGGGTTCACTATTTGCAGGCTGTCACGGCACTCTATGCCCGGGAAGGCACTTTGTTGACACGCCGCGGGGTCGCTCTGGACCTTGAAGAGGAGTACGAGTCATGA
- a CDS encoding efflux RND transporter periplasmic adaptor subunit — protein MKKWLIVAVLALAIAGGVFAMKMRSNAAAASASDVPEYTQAAVTRGPIREEVSCSGFAESNRDIEIKCKANGTIVELPYDISDRVEKGALLLKLDPVDEERNVRQAEVQLATAEAKLAQARQTLAVAEMDIENSRQESQAALVAAQASEKDLREKAKRMAVLLEKEYASPEEVVSAEASAVKAESETRRARVGLDKIATDEARLELTRQDIRLADADVERYTIALEEARQRLSETQVYAPISGVISDRLVQIGQIIASPTMNVSGGTALLTLSDLSQIFVSASVDESDIGKVEAGQDAIIMVDSFPDERLHGKVVRVATKGENVSNVVTFDVKIEVLDEAKSKLLPEMTADVEILVAESKDALLVPAEAVRGRGGEKTVLTPAPTPGAPPIPVTVKIGLSNDSHVEIASGLKEGDAILIASDTAGTSWQRQQDSGGPPPMMGIGRALSGRR, from the coding sequence ATGAAAAAGTGGTTGATAGTCGCGGTGCTGGCGTTGGCAATTGCCGGCGGCGTGTTCGCGATGAAGATGCGGTCGAACGCCGCGGCGGCCTCGGCAAGCGATGTTCCCGAATATACGCAGGCCGCCGTGACCCGAGGCCCGATCCGCGAAGAGGTTTCCTGTTCGGGCTTCGCCGAATCGAATCGCGATATCGAGATCAAATGCAAGGCGAACGGCACGATTGTTGAATTGCCCTATGACATCAGCGACCGGGTGGAAAAAGGCGCTCTGCTGCTCAAGCTGGATCCGGTGGATGAGGAACGCAACGTGAGGCAGGCCGAGGTGCAGCTGGCGACGGCCGAGGCAAAACTGGCGCAAGCCCGTCAGACGCTTGCCGTCGCGGAAATGGACATCGAGAACTCCCGGCAGGAATCGCAGGCGGCGCTCGTGGCCGCCCAGGCTTCGGAGAAAGACCTGCGCGAGAAGGCGAAGCGGATGGCTGTGCTCCTTGAAAAGGAGTATGCCAGTCCCGAAGAAGTTGTGAGCGCCGAGGCCTCCGCGGTAAAGGCTGAAAGCGAGACGCGCCGGGCCCGCGTCGGGCTGGACAAGATCGCTACCGACGAAGCCCGCCTCGAGTTAACCCGCCAGGACATCCGGCTGGCCGATGCGGATGTGGAGAGATACACCATTGCGCTTGAGGAAGCGCGCCAGCGGCTGAGCGAAACACAGGTTTACGCGCCAATTTCGGGAGTCATCTCCGACCGTCTGGTTCAAATCGGGCAGATCATCGCCTCGCCCACAATGAATGTCAGCGGCGGTACGGCTCTGCTTACGCTTTCCGACCTCTCTCAGATCTTTGTGTCGGCATCGGTGGATGAGAGTGATATTGGCAAAGTGGAAGCGGGCCAGGATGCGATTATCATGGTGGACTCCTTCCCGGACGAGCGCCTTCACGGCAAGGTGGTGCGCGTAGCCACCAAGGGCGAGAATGTGTCCAACGTCGTCACATTCGACGTCAAGATCGAGGTTCTCGACGAAGCCAAGAGCAAATTGCTTCCAGAAATGACGGCCGATGTCGAGATTCTGGTTGCCGAGAGTAAAGACGCTTTGCTGGTACCCGCCGAAGCCGTGCGGGGGCGCGGGGGGGAGAAGACGGTCTTGACTCCCGCTCCGACGCCGGGCGCTCCGCCGATTCCCGTGACCGTAAAGATCGGGTTGAGCAATGACAGCCATGTGGAGATTGCGTCGGGCCTGAAAGAAGGGGACGCAATCCTGATTGCCTCAGACACGGCCGGGACGTCATGGCAACGCCAACAGGATTCCGGCGGTCCGCCTCCAATGATGGGCATTGGCCGGGCTTTGAGCGGCAGACGGTAG
- a CDS encoding ABC transporter ATP-binding protein — MENVIETTGLVKTFTLGETIVRALDGVTLSMRRGEKVAITGPSGSGKSTLMNILGCLGQADSGDYVLAGEAVARLSGNRLAEIRNRYIGFVFQTFNLLPRMSALENVELPLLYGGARDARAKAQNALETVGLGDRVYHESNQLSGGQRQRVAIARAIATDPAILLADEPTGNLDTRTGQEIMALFDALHAEGRTVIMVTHDAGIAAHCQRQIHLRDGRIADAASGAAAEN, encoded by the coding sequence GTGGAAAACGTAATCGAAACAACGGGCTTGGTGAAGACCTTTACACTGGGTGAGACCATCGTGCGCGCTCTTGACGGAGTAACACTATCGATGAGACGCGGGGAGAAGGTGGCGATTACAGGCCCCTCAGGCAGTGGGAAATCCACCCTGATGAACATCTTGGGCTGCCTGGGACAGGCGGATTCCGGGGATTATGTGCTGGCGGGCGAGGCAGTCGCTCGATTGTCTGGCAACCGGCTGGCCGAAATCCGCAACCGTTATATCGGTTTTGTGTTCCAGACCTTCAACCTTCTGCCGCGTATGAGCGCGCTCGAAAACGTGGAACTTCCTTTATTGTACGGTGGCGCGCGCGATGCGCGTGCCAAGGCCCAAAACGCACTCGAGACCGTCGGTCTGGGTGATCGCGTGTACCACGAATCCAACCAGCTTTCCGGCGGGCAACGGCAACGCGTCGCTATTGCCCGCGCGATCGCCACCGACCCCGCGATTCTCCTTGCGGACGAGCCGACGGGCAACTTGGACACGCGCACGGGCCAGGAAATCATGGCGCTCTTTGATGCCCTGCATGCCGAAGGGCGCACGGTCATCATGGTTACGCACGATGCGGGTATTGCGGCTCATTGTCAACGACAGATTCACCTCCGCGACGGCCGGATTGCCGACGCAGCGTCCGGCGCGGCGGCAGAGAACTGA